One genomic window of Cricetulus griseus strain 17A/GY chromosome 3, alternate assembly CriGri-PICRH-1.0, whole genome shotgun sequence includes the following:
- the Pwwp2b gene encoding PWWP domain-containing protein 2B isoform X2: MEPRAGCRLPVRVEQVVNGALVVTVSCGERSFAGILLDCTKKSGLFGLSPSTLLPLADNPSVINCHGQVPEAGTGEVMQLGMGPLPPHNKDQSPEKDQPPKTAGPEPPPPLIPPLPSGNLPPFPPYFEGAPFPHPLWLRNTYQQWVPQPPPRTIKRTRRRLSRNRDPGRLILSTIRLRPRQVLCEKCKSTVSPQEASPGPLTTARPRRRLGSGPDSEHRKPEEPEDSDSIAAATPRRSKREKREEDRVPGERVPRSPVIKISYSTPQGKGEVVKIPSRVHGSVEPFCPQKSLQNGSQDLEVARDVEPKGGGDRPPSGHSIPKLKLTRPVPPISDLPPPKIRLKPHRLRDGEHEPLYRAELVQEMNGCPRGPLASSPALFADGSTHGLEDLSSGSSGEDDDLKRFPQGKHGRDSLAFLVDCPGRRADCTSESVCSTDSLDELKSSGSEVTSPDTGDLSSGDSASVPSSSADTRQTVPPLTVRLHTQSVSQCVTEDGRTVAVGDVVWGKIHGFPWWPARVLDISLGQKEDGEPSWQEAKVSWFGSPTTSFLSISKLSPFSEFFKLRFNRKKKGMYRKAITEAANATQHVAPEIRELLTQFEM; this comes from the exons ATGGAGCCGCGGGCCGGCTGCCGGTTACCGGTGCGGGTGGAACAGGTCGTCAACGGCGCGCTGGTGGTCACCGTGAGCTGCGGCGAGCGCAGCTTCGCTGGGATCCTGCTGGATTGCACGAAAAA GTCTGGTCTCTTTGGCCTGTCTCCATCTACTCTGCTGCCTCTGGCTGACAACCCCTCTGTCATCAACTGTCATGGCCAGGTGCCTGAGGCGGGAACTGGAGAAGTGATGCAGCTGGGAATGGGACCTCTGCCTCCTCACAACAAAGACCAGTCCCCTGAGAAGGATCAGCCTCCCAAGACAGCTGGGCCCGAGCCTCCCCCACCACTCATACCACCTCTACCTTCTGGGAAcctgcctcccttcccacccTACTTTGAGGGTGCCCCTTTCCCCCACCCACTATGGCTGAGGAACACCTACCAGCAGTGGGTGCCACAGCCTCCACCCAGGACCATCAAGCGGACCCGGCGGCGACTGTCCCGCAACCGGGATCCTGGTAGACTCATTCTTAGCACCATCCGTCTGCGACCACGCCAGGTACTGTGTGAGAAATGCAAGAGTACTGTGAGTCCTCAGGAGGCCAGCCCTGGCCCCCTGACCACCGCCAGACCCCGCCGAAGGCTAGGCAGTGGCCCTGACAGTGAACACCGGAAGCCGGAGGAACCAGAGGACAGTGACTCCATAGCTGCAGCCACCCCAAGGAGGAGCAAGAGGGAGAAGCGGGAAGAAGATAGGGTTCCTGGAGAGCGTGTTCCACGGAGCCCAGTCATCAAGATCTCCTACAGCACACCACAGGGCAAGGGTGAGGTGGTCAAGATCCCATCCAGAGTGCATGGCTCCGTGGAGCCCTTCTGCCCCCAGAAGTCTCTACAGAATGGCAGCCAGGACTTAGAGGTAGCGAGGGATGTGGAGCCCAAGGGTGGTGGTGACCGACCACCCAGCGGGCATTCCATTCCCAAGCTGAAGCTGACTCGTCCAGTGCCTCCCATCTCAGACTTACCGCCTCCCAAAATCCGCTTGAAGCCCCACCGGCTGAGGGATGGAGAGCATGAGCCTTTGTACAGGGCTGAGCTGGTACAGGAGATGAATGGATGCCCACGAGGCCCCCTGGCCAGCTCGCCTGCTCTCTTTGCTGATGGCTCTACCCATGGGCTGGAGGACTTGTCTTCTGGAAGTTCCGGTGAGGACGATGACCTCAAGAGGTTTCCTCAAGGCAAACATGGACGTGATAGCTTGGCTTTTCTTGTCGACTGCCCTGGGAGGAGAGCAGATTGTACCAGTGAGTCTGTGTGCAGCACCGACAGCCTGGATGAATTGAAATCATCTGGTTCAGAAGTGACATCTCCAGACACAGGAGACCTGTCATCTGGTGACAGTGCCTCCGTTCCTTCATCTTCTGCTGACACTCGCCAGACAGTTCCTCCCCTCACGGTCAGGCTGCACACGCAGAGTGTCTCACAATGTGTGACTGAAGATGGAAGGACGGTGGCTGTAGGGGACGTTGTGTGGGGTAAGATTCATGGTTTTCCTTGGTGGCCAGCACGTGTCCTTGACATCAGCCTTGGCCAGAAGGAGGATGGAGAGCCCTCTTGGCAAGAAGCAAAAGTCTCATGGTTTGGGTCTCCAACTACATCATTCTTGTCTATTTCAAAACTGTCCCctttctctgaatttttcaaaCTGAGATTTAACCGTAAGAAGAAGGGGATGTATCGGAAAGCAATAACCGAGGCTGCCAATGCCACACAACATGTGGCCCCAGAAATAAGGGAGCTCTTGACCCAGT
- the Pwwp2b gene encoding PWWP domain-containing protein 2B isoform X3 — protein MEPRAGCRLPVRVEQVVNGALVVTVSCGERSFAGILLDCTKKSGLFGLSPSTLLPLADNPSVINCHGQVPEAGTGEVMQLGMGPLPPHNKDQSPEKDQPPKTAGPEPPPPLIPPLPSGNLPPFPPYFEGAPFPHPLWLRNTYQQWVPQPPPRTIKRTRRRLSRNRDPGRLILSTIRLRPRQVLCEKCKSTVSPQEASPGPLTTARPRRRLGSGPDSEHRKPEEPEDSDSIAAATPRRSKREKREEDRVPGERVPRSPVIKISYSTPQGKGEVVKIPSRVHGSVEPFCPQKSLQNGSQDLEVARDVEPKGGGDRPPSGHSIPKLKLTRPVPPISDLPPPKIRLKPHRLRDGEHEPLYRAELVQEMNGCPRGPLASSPALFADGSTHGLEDLSSGSSGEDDDLKRFPQGKHGRDSLAFLVDCPGRRADCTSESVCSTDSLDELKSSGSEVTSPDTGDLSSGDSASVPSSSADTRQTVPPLTVRLHTQSVSQCVTEDGRTVAVGDVVWGRRQ, from the exons ATGGAGCCGCGGGCCGGCTGCCGGTTACCGGTGCGGGTGGAACAGGTCGTCAACGGCGCGCTGGTGGTCACCGTGAGCTGCGGCGAGCGCAGCTTCGCTGGGATCCTGCTGGATTGCACGAAAAA GTCTGGTCTCTTTGGCCTGTCTCCATCTACTCTGCTGCCTCTGGCTGACAACCCCTCTGTCATCAACTGTCATGGCCAGGTGCCTGAGGCGGGAACTGGAGAAGTGATGCAGCTGGGAATGGGACCTCTGCCTCCTCACAACAAAGACCAGTCCCCTGAGAAGGATCAGCCTCCCAAGACAGCTGGGCCCGAGCCTCCCCCACCACTCATACCACCTCTACCTTCTGGGAAcctgcctcccttcccacccTACTTTGAGGGTGCCCCTTTCCCCCACCCACTATGGCTGAGGAACACCTACCAGCAGTGGGTGCCACAGCCTCCACCCAGGACCATCAAGCGGACCCGGCGGCGACTGTCCCGCAACCGGGATCCTGGTAGACTCATTCTTAGCACCATCCGTCTGCGACCACGCCAGGTACTGTGTGAGAAATGCAAGAGTACTGTGAGTCCTCAGGAGGCCAGCCCTGGCCCCCTGACCACCGCCAGACCCCGCCGAAGGCTAGGCAGTGGCCCTGACAGTGAACACCGGAAGCCGGAGGAACCAGAGGACAGTGACTCCATAGCTGCAGCCACCCCAAGGAGGAGCAAGAGGGAGAAGCGGGAAGAAGATAGGGTTCCTGGAGAGCGTGTTCCACGGAGCCCAGTCATCAAGATCTCCTACAGCACACCACAGGGCAAGGGTGAGGTGGTCAAGATCCCATCCAGAGTGCATGGCTCCGTGGAGCCCTTCTGCCCCCAGAAGTCTCTACAGAATGGCAGCCAGGACTTAGAGGTAGCGAGGGATGTGGAGCCCAAGGGTGGTGGTGACCGACCACCCAGCGGGCATTCCATTCCCAAGCTGAAGCTGACTCGTCCAGTGCCTCCCATCTCAGACTTACCGCCTCCCAAAATCCGCTTGAAGCCCCACCGGCTGAGGGATGGAGAGCATGAGCCTTTGTACAGGGCTGAGCTGGTACAGGAGATGAATGGATGCCCACGAGGCCCCCTGGCCAGCTCGCCTGCTCTCTTTGCTGATGGCTCTACCCATGGGCTGGAGGACTTGTCTTCTGGAAGTTCCGGTGAGGACGATGACCTCAAGAGGTTTCCTCAAGGCAAACATGGACGTGATAGCTTGGCTTTTCTTGTCGACTGCCCTGGGAGGAGAGCAGATTGTACCAGTGAGTCTGTGTGCAGCACCGACAGCCTGGATGAATTGAAATCATCTGGTTCAGAAGTGACATCTCCAGACACAGGAGACCTGTCATCTGGTGACAGTGCCTCCGTTCCTTCATCTTCTGCTGACACTCGCCAGACAGTTCCTCCCCTCACGGTCAGGCTGCACACGCAGAGTGTCTCACAATGTGTGACTGAAGATGGAAGGACGGTGGCTGTAGGGGACGTTGTGTGGG